Proteins encoded in a region of the Leopardus geoffroyi isolate Oge1 chromosome E2, O.geoffroyi_Oge1_pat1.0, whole genome shotgun sequence genome:
- the ZNF444 gene encoding zinc finger protein 444 isoform X2 gives MEGPCPQPVKQEGQAAEGLALDSPWHRFRHFHLGDAPGPREALGLLRALCRDWLRPEVHTKEQMLELLVLEQFLSALPADIQAWVCSRRPQSGEDAVALLEELWGPAMRAPQDVTEGSGVAVGKEDGVMMPLGDAVPGAEVLATGDPQAAHPYKQEPGSPPPAPAAPPAPGLPALPAAPGTASCPECGKAALKPAHLLRHRQSHSGEKPHACPECGKAFRRKEHLRRHRGTHPGGPGPALRPLPAREKPHACCECGKTFYWREHLVRHRKTHSGARPFACWQCGKGFGRREHVLRHQRIHGRAAGGAGAAAGPGGGGAFPAWPLG, from the exons ATGGAGGGCCCGTGTCCCCAGCCCGTGAAGCAGGAAGGCCAGGCTGCCGAGGGCCTGGCCCTGGACTCACCGTGGCACCGCTTCCGCCACTTCCACCTGGGAGACGCGCCGGGCCCCCGCGAGGCGCTGGGCCTGCTGCGAGCGCTGTGCCGGGACTGGCTGCGGCCCGAGGTGCACACCAAGGAGCAGATGCTGGAGCTGCTGGTGCTGGAGCAGTTCCTGAGCGCCCTGCCCGCCGACATCCAGGCCTGGGTGTGCAGCCGCCGGCCCCAGAGCGGGGAGGACGCCGTGGCCCTGCTGGAGGAGCTCTGG GGACCAGCAATGAGGGCACCTCAGGATGTGACGGAAGGCTCTGGGGTGGCTGTCGGAAAGGAAGATGGTGTGATGATGCCTTTAG GAGATGCGGTCCCCGGGGCTGAGGTGCTGGCGACGGGGGACCCCCAGGCCGCGCACCCCTACAAGCAGGAGCCTGGCAGCCCTCCGCCGGCCCCGGCGGCCCCACCTGCGCCCGGCCTGCCCGCCTTGCCGGCCGCCCCGGGCACCGCCTCCTGCCCCGAGTGCGGCAAGGCCGCCCTGAAGCCTGCGCACCTGCTGCGCCACCGGCAGAGCCACTCGGGCGAGAAGCCGCACGCCTGCCCCGAGTGCGGCAAGGCCTTCCGGCGCAAGGAGCACCTGCGGCGCCACCGCGGCACGCACCCCGGCGGCCCGGGGCCGGCCCTGCGCCCGCTGCCCGCGCGCGAGAAGCCGCACGCCTGCTGCGAGTGCGGCAAGACGTTCTACTGGCGCGAGCACCTGGTGCGCCACCGCAAGACGCACTCGGGGGCGCGGCCGTTCGCCTGCTGGCAGTGCGGCAAGGGCTTCGGGCGCCGCGAGCACGTGCTGCGCCACCAGCGCATCCACggccgggcggcgggcggcgcgggcgcggcggcgggcccggggggcgggggcgcgttCCCGGCCTGGCCCCTGGGGTAG
- the ZNF444 gene encoding zinc finger protein 444 isoform X1 — protein MCEEARRPCGARDPMEGPCPQPVKQEGQAAEGLALDSPWHRFRHFHLGDAPGPREALGLLRALCRDWLRPEVHTKEQMLELLVLEQFLSALPADIQAWVCSRRPQSGEDAVALLEELWGPAMRAPQDVTEGSGVAVGKEDGVMMPLGDAVPGAEVLATGDPQAAHPYKQEPGSPPPAPAAPPAPGLPALPAAPGTASCPECGKAALKPAHLLRHRQSHSGEKPHACPECGKAFRRKEHLRRHRGTHPGGPGPALRPLPAREKPHACCECGKTFYWREHLVRHRKTHSGARPFACWQCGKGFGRREHVLRHQRIHGRAAGGAGAAAGPGGGGAFPAWPLG, from the exons ATGTGCGAAGAG gCCCGCCGTCCCTGCGGGGCTCGCGACCCCATGGAGGGCCCGTGTCCCCAGCCCGTGAAGCAGGAAGGCCAGGCTGCCGAGGGCCTGGCCCTGGACTCACCGTGGCACCGCTTCCGCCACTTCCACCTGGGAGACGCGCCGGGCCCCCGCGAGGCGCTGGGCCTGCTGCGAGCGCTGTGCCGGGACTGGCTGCGGCCCGAGGTGCACACCAAGGAGCAGATGCTGGAGCTGCTGGTGCTGGAGCAGTTCCTGAGCGCCCTGCCCGCCGACATCCAGGCCTGGGTGTGCAGCCGCCGGCCCCAGAGCGGGGAGGACGCCGTGGCCCTGCTGGAGGAGCTCTGG GGACCAGCAATGAGGGCACCTCAGGATGTGACGGAAGGCTCTGGGGTGGCTGTCGGAAAGGAAGATGGTGTGATGATGCCTTTAG GAGATGCGGTCCCCGGGGCTGAGGTGCTGGCGACGGGGGACCCCCAGGCCGCGCACCCCTACAAGCAGGAGCCTGGCAGCCCTCCGCCGGCCCCGGCGGCCCCACCTGCGCCCGGCCTGCCCGCCTTGCCGGCCGCCCCGGGCACCGCCTCCTGCCCCGAGTGCGGCAAGGCCGCCCTGAAGCCTGCGCACCTGCTGCGCCACCGGCAGAGCCACTCGGGCGAGAAGCCGCACGCCTGCCCCGAGTGCGGCAAGGCCTTCCGGCGCAAGGAGCACCTGCGGCGCCACCGCGGCACGCACCCCGGCGGCCCGGGGCCGGCCCTGCGCCCGCTGCCCGCGCGCGAGAAGCCGCACGCCTGCTGCGAGTGCGGCAAGACGTTCTACTGGCGCGAGCACCTGGTGCGCCACCGCAAGACGCACTCGGGGGCGCGGCCGTTCGCCTGCTGGCAGTGCGGCAAGGGCTTCGGGCGCCGCGAGCACGTGCTGCGCCACCAGCGCATCCACggccgggcggcgggcggcgcgggcgcggcggcgggcccggggggcgggggcgcgttCCCGGCCTGGCCCCTGGGGTAG